The region AATGTAGCCTTCATAGGTTTTGCCCGCCGCTTTCAATGCCTGCTCGAAGGCCGGCCAGCCTTCAGTGATGCGGGTATCCAGTTCGCCGTAATGCAGCATGAGCGGCGCCTGGATTCGCGGCACATCCTTGGCTTCGGGTTGTCGGCCATAGAAAGACACTGCCGCCGCCAGTTCCGGGTAGGCCACCGCCGCCGCATTGACGACGCCACCGCCATAGCAGAAACCGGTGATGCCGACTTTCCCGGTACCGGCGGCGTGATTCATCAGCCACTCGATGGCCGCGAAAAAGTCATTCATGAGTTTTTCCGGGTCGACAGTCAGTTGCAGCTCACGACCCTTGTCATCATTGCCGGGATAGCCGCCGACCGACGTCAGGCCATCGGGGGCGAGGGCGATGAAACCGGCCTTGGCCACGCGCCGGGCAACGTCTTCGATGTAAGGGTTTAGCCCACGGTTTTCATGCACGACCACCACCGCCGGCACCTTGCCGGCGGCTTTCGCCGGGCGCACCAGATAGCCGCGAACCTGGCCGTGGCCCTTGGGTGACGGGTAGGTGATGTACTCGGCGAGGATGTCCGGGTCGGTGAATTCCACTTGCTCGGCCAGGGCGTAATTCGGGCTAAGGGCGGCGAGCAGCGCGGACGCGGTCAACCCGCCGAGGGCGAACAACGCCGCGCGGTCGAGAAACTCCCGCCGGTTGATCTGGCCATGTACGTAGTAGTCGTAGAGTTCCAGCAACTCAGGGGCGAAGTCTTTCGCCGTCAGACGGTTCATTGGCTTGCTTCCTGTCGATTCTGCCTAGGCATTGCTCACTTTGGCGGTTCGAATGAACAACGCGCGCACCTTGTCCCAGAAGTTGCCGCCCAGCACGAAAAAGCTGCCGATCAGCATCAGGTCGCCCAAGACTTGAACCTGCCAGAGGTTTGGCCGCAGCCCCGGCCAAATGCTGTCGACGTAGGGTTCAAGAAAGGCCGAGATCAGCGGCACGCAGAACATGACGAGCCCGATGCTATGCCGCACCGGGCCGACTTCGAGTTCGGCGCTGGGCGCCAGTGAGGTCACGTAACCAAACACGCTGCGCTTCAATTGCTGGAAGCCGGCCTTGCCCATGACGGCAATCACCAGAATCAGCAGGACCTTATTGCTGATAAACAAGACTCCCGTCAGCGCGGCGACCTTTGAACCCGGGACACCGACCGCTGCCGCGAGCGGCACCATCAACCACGACCCCAGCATCAAACACAAAATGACGATGCCCAGTTTGAAGCGCCAGCCGGCTGAGTGAGGTTGGGTAGTCATGAGGGCCGTACCTTTTCTGGATGGACTGCAGCGGTTAGTGGCACTTGAAAAGCGTAGCAGCTGATACGCCGCTACGGACGAGTTCGCGTTTTGATTGGGGCGGCTATGCTCCAAGTCATCTATCTGGTCGGGCCCCGTCATGTATCCACGTGCAGCCATGTTGATCCGGTCAGGATCGCTCCTGTTGCTGGGCGCGCTCGGCCTCAGCGGCTGCATGCGTGTGGGGCCGGACTTTCAGTCCCCCGGCGAAGACTGGGTCAAACACTGGAGTACGCCGGCGCTGGAGCAATCCAGCGAACGGGGTACGAACCCGGATATCCGTCAGTGGTGGCAAGTCTTCAATGACCCGGTGCTCGACCAACTGATTGCTGACGCCGATGCGCACAACTCCAGTCTGAAGATTGCCGGCCTGCGGATAATGGAAGCCCGGGCGCAATTGGGCATCGCCCAGGCCGGACGTTACCCGCAACTGCAACAGGCCAGTGTCGACGGCCTCTACGTTGCACGCCGTCAGTACAGCGGCAGCAATCCGCAGAACAGCCAAATCTGGCAATTCAGTGAAGGTTTCGACGTAGCGTGGGAACTGGACTTCTGGGGCCGCTTCAGTCGGGCCATCGAGTCCTCGGATGCCAGCTACTTCGCTGCCCAGGCCAACTACGAAGACGCGCTCGTGCTGCTGCGCGCCCAAGTGGCGGACACCTACTTTTCACTGCGCACCACCGAGGCGCGATTGCGCGTCGCCCGCGACAACACCCGGCAGCAAGAGCGCAGCCTGGACATCACCCGCAAACTGTTCAACAGCGGCCAGACGGCTGAGCTCGATCTGCAGCAGGCCAAGACCCAGTACCTCGGCACCCTGGCGAGCATTCCCAATCTCGAAGATCAGCTGCATCGAACCCGCAATGCCTTGTCGGTGCTGACCGGGCAAGCGCCGGGTGAGTTGCCGCAAGTGACGGACAATGAAGGGCTGATCCCGCTGGTGGACCGCGCCGTGCTGCAGGATGTGCCGGCCAACCTGCTGCTGCGCCGGCCCGATGTGCGCGCGGCCGAGCTGAACGTTGCTGCCCAGTCGGCGCTGATCGGCGTGGCCGAAAGTGATTTTTATCCGTCGCTGAGCTTGGTTGGCAGCATCGTCTGGTCGGCCAGTTCGGTGGGCGGCACGTCCAACAACCTGGACTTTATCGGAGGCCCCAGCCTGCGCTGGAACCTGTTTGATCACGGCAAGATCAGCAACAACGTGCGGGTGCAAGACGCGCGTTTGCAGCAGTTGATCGAGTCTTACCGCGACACTGTGCGCCAGGCCGCCCGCGAGGCTGACGATGCCGCCAGCGGCCTGAGCAAATCCCTGGAGCGCGAACGCATCCTGCGCCAAGGCGAGGTGGCGGCCAAACGTTCGCTGGTGCTGGCTAGCGCGCAGTATCGCGAAGGCTTTTCAGACTTTCAGCGGGTGCTGGATGCCCAGCAGGCATTGCTCCAGCAACAGGACAACTACCTGATCAGCCGCAGCGATGCCGTGAGCAACCTGATTGCCCTGTACAAAGCGCTCGGCGGTGGCTGGTACGCCGCCCAGCCAACCATCGACAGCGCCACGCGCAAGCAAATGGAAAAACGCACGGACTGGGACGACCTGCTGGACGACCCCACCGCTGCGCAGCCCGCCTATCCACTGCCCGACAAGGTGAATAACCATGAGTGAAGCCGCACCGCCCCCTGTCGAAGCGTCGGCGCCGAAAGCCACGGCACCGGCCGCCGACCCGGCGAAAAAAGGCATCAAGTGGGTGCTGCTGTTGATCATCCTCAGCCTTGTCTGGTACTTGCTCGCCGACCGCTTCACGCCTTACACGCAGCAGGCGCGGGTCGGGGCGTTTGTCATTCCGGTGGCGGCGGAAGTGGCGGGGCGGGTGATCCGCGTCAACGTGCGCAACAACCAGGACGTCAAGGCCGGGGACATTCTCTTCGAGGTCGATCCGCAGCCGTATCAGATCGCCGTTGATCGCGCTCGCGCGGACCTCGAATCGACCCGTCGCCAGATCGGCGCCGGCACCGCTGGCATCGCCTCGGCACAAGCGTCGTTGCGATCGGCCCAGGCCAACGAGCTCAAGGCGCGACAGGATAATCAGCGGCTGGAAGGCTTGTATCGCGAAGACCGGGGCACGGTGTCTGTGCGTCTGCTGGAAGTGTCGCGGGCCAATCTCGAACAGGCCGCCAGCCAAGTAGAGGCGGCCCGTGCCGAAATTCAACGGGCGAAGGAGCAGGAGGGCGGCAACGAGGCGGAGAACGCACAACTGCGCAGCGCTGCGACGGCGTTGTCGAAAGCCGAGCTGGACTTGGCCAATACTCGCATCTACGCGCGTTCGGCGGGTTTGATCACAGACCTGCGCACCGACGCCGGACAGTTCGCCGCCGGCGGCAGCCCGGTGATGACCCTGATCGCCATCCACGATGTGTGGATCAGCGCCGACATGACCGAAAACAACCTGGGCCTGATCCAGCCCGAAACCCCGGTGGCCATTGTGCTGGATGCGCTGCCGGGCGAAGTCTTCGAGGGACGTGTGCGCAGTGTCGGTTATGGCGTCAGTGTTGGCCAACCGACAGCGCCCGGCACCTTGCCGAGTATTCAGAACAGCCGTGACTGGTTGCGCCCGGCCCAGCGCTTCCCGGTGGTGATCGAGTTCGGCGAAGACGCCTTGAACAGCCTGCGCGACAGTCGCGCCATCCGCGCTGGCGGTCAGGCTGAAGTCATGGCGTTCCCGAGCCAAGGCAACCCTTTGAACCCGCTCGGCCGGATATTTTTGAGTCTGATGAGCTGGTTGTCGTATGCCTACTGAGCGCACCGCCCGGGATCAGCGCGCCCTGCGCCTGGCCACGGGTACGGCGCTGTGCCTGGCCGCCAGTTTCGGTCTGGCATTGCCGATTCCCTTTCTCGCGCCCGTTTTGGCGCTGCTGTTCCTTGCCACCCTTAATCAGCCGCTGCCGCTCAAGGCCGGGGTGGCACTGGCGTTGGTGGCGATGCTGACCACCGGCATCGGGCTGTTGTTGATTCCGCTGCTGCGCTATTACCCGGTCAGTGGGCTGTTGCTGATTGGCCTCGGTCTATTTGTGGTTTTTCGTTTTGGCCTGCGCGGCGGCAACAACCTGATCGTGACGTTTCTGGTGATTGGCTTGACCATGATTTCGGCGGCCGGGTTCGCCAGTTTCGACCTGGCACTGATGGTCATCGGAGCGCTGGTCAAGGGTTTGCTGCTTGCCGTGATCGTCGTGACATTGAGTCATGGGCTGTTTCCCGAGCCGGCCAATACACCGCCAGCACCCGCCGCGCTGACAC is a window of Pseudomonas sp. 10S4 DNA encoding:
- the yghX gene encoding YghX family hydrolase, which codes for MNRLTAKDFAPELLELYDYYVHGQINRREFLDRAALFALGGLTASALLAALSPNYALAEQVEFTDPDILAEYITYPSPKGHGQVRGYLVRPAKAAGKVPAVVVVHENRGLNPYIEDVARRVAKAGFIALAPDGLTSVGGYPGNDDKGRELQLTVDPEKLMNDFFAAIEWLMNHAAGTGKVGITGFCYGGGVVNAAAVAYPELAAAVSFYGRQPEAKDVPRIQAPLMLHYGELDTRITEGWPAFEQALKAAGKTYEGYIYPGVNHGFHNDSTPRYDEAAAKLAWSRTLDWFGRYLAS
- a CDS encoding transporter suffix domain-containing protein; the protein is MTTQPHSAGWRFKLGIVILCLMLGSWLMVPLAAAVGVPGSKVAALTGVLFISNKVLLILVIAVMGKAGFQQLKRSVFGYVTSLAPSAELEVGPVRHSIGLVMFCVPLISAFLEPYVDSIWPGLRPNLWQVQVLGDLMLIGSFFVLGGNFWDKVRALFIRTAKVSNA
- a CDS encoding DUF2955 domain-containing protein — translated: MPTERTARDQRALRLATGTALCLAASFGLALPIPFLAPVLALLFLATLNQPLPLKAGVALALVAMLTTGIGLLLIPLLRYYPVSGLLLIGLGLFVVFRFGLRGGNNLIVTFLVIGLTMISAAGFASFDLALMVIGALVKGLLLAVIVVTLSHGLFPEPANTPPAPAALTLPAEDVDRVALRATLIVLPAFLLALIDPARYLPIILKAVSLGQQSSTTTVRNAGRELLGSTLLGGALAILFWCALSLFVHLWMFFLWMLLFGLVLARKLYALSPTRFSPGFWLNSLITLIILLGQSVQDSAAGKDVYTAAAVRMGLFILVTLYACLMVYLLEPRRVNIA
- a CDS encoding HlyD family secretion protein; the encoded protein is MSEAAPPPVEASAPKATAPAADPAKKGIKWVLLLIILSLVWYLLADRFTPYTQQARVGAFVIPVAAEVAGRVIRVNVRNNQDVKAGDILFEVDPQPYQIAVDRARADLESTRRQIGAGTAGIASAQASLRSAQANELKARQDNQRLEGLYREDRGTVSVRLLEVSRANLEQAASQVEAARAEIQRAKEQEGGNEAENAQLRSAATALSKAELDLANTRIYARSAGLITDLRTDAGQFAAGGSPVMTLIAIHDVWISADMTENNLGLIQPETPVAIVLDALPGEVFEGRVRSVGYGVSVGQPTAPGTLPSIQNSRDWLRPAQRFPVVIEFGEDALNSLRDSRAIRAGGQAEVMAFPSQGNPLNPLGRIFLSLMSWLSYAY
- a CDS encoding efflux transporter outer membrane subunit; the protein is MLIRSGSLLLLGALGLSGCMRVGPDFQSPGEDWVKHWSTPALEQSSERGTNPDIRQWWQVFNDPVLDQLIADADAHNSSLKIAGLRIMEARAQLGIAQAGRYPQLQQASVDGLYVARRQYSGSNPQNSQIWQFSEGFDVAWELDFWGRFSRAIESSDASYFAAQANYEDALVLLRAQVADTYFSLRTTEARLRVARDNTRQQERSLDITRKLFNSGQTAELDLQQAKTQYLGTLASIPNLEDQLHRTRNALSVLTGQAPGELPQVTDNEGLIPLVDRAVLQDVPANLLLRRPDVRAAELNVAAQSALIGVAESDFYPSLSLVGSIVWSASSVGGTSNNLDFIGGPSLRWNLFDHGKISNNVRVQDARLQQLIESYRDTVRQAAREADDAASGLSKSLERERILRQGEVAAKRSLVLASAQYREGFSDFQRVLDAQQALLQQQDNYLISRSDAVSNLIALYKALGGGWYAAQPTIDSATRKQMEKRTDWDDLLDDPTAAQPAYPLPDKVNNHE